Proteins encoded in a region of the Apostichopus japonicus isolate 1M-3 chromosome 19, ASM3797524v1, whole genome shotgun sequence genome:
- the LOC139960537 gene encoding 5-demethoxyubiquinone hydroxylase, mitochondrial-like — protein sequence MHPSLLAKGLSRTSIRGICQRHPRLLAISSYRSASSSDGMTSDKLIDRILRVDHAGEVGADKIYEGQLAVLRNTSVGPLIQEMWDEEKEHRETFEKLIPQHRARPTALLPLWNIAGFTLGAGSAIFGKEAAMACTVAVEEAIGEHYNDQIRQLIEKDPEKHKDLLEILKKFRDDELHHLDTGLENDALKAPLYDTMSGIIKAGCRTAIWLSERI from the exons ATGCATCCGTCGCTACTCGCGAAAGGACTGAGTCGGACATCAATACGTGGGATCTGCCAACGTCATCCGAGATTACTCGCAATATCTAGCTACAGATCGGCCAGTTCCTCCGATGGAATGACTTCTGACAAATTGATCGATAGGATCCTCAGGGTAGACCATGCAGGTGAAGTTGGAGCGGACAAGATTTACGAGGGACAGCTTGCCGTGTTACGAAATACTTCTGTCGGTCCATTGATACAG GAAATGTGGGATGAAGAAAAAGAACACCGAGAAACATTTGAGAAGTTGATCCCACAGCATCGAGCCAGACCCACTGCCTTACTTCCCCTGTGGAATATTGCTGGTTTTACTCTGG GAGCAGGAAGTGCAATTTTTGGCAAAGAGGCTGCAATGGCGTGTACAGTTGCGGTAGAAGAAGCCATAGGAGAACACTATAACGA CCAAATAAGGCAATTAATAGAGAAAGATCCTGAAAAGCACAAAGACCTCCTAGAAATTCTAAAGAAATTCCGTGACGACGAACTTCACCATCTAGATACTGGTTTAGAAAACGATGCCTTGAAG GCTCCTCTCTACGATACGATGAGCGGAATTATCAAGGCAGGCTGCCGGACAGCCATCTGGCTTTCTGAGAGAATTTAA